The following are encoded together in the Streptomyces rapamycinicus NRRL 5491 genome:
- a CDS encoding effector-associated domain EAD1-containing protein, whose amino-acid sequence MDGQDGDGHPALTTEETEELARVFPPGPSAVALLRRAGFPAEHIPAAATTAGEFWSAVAGAVAADRVADGRLRVLAAACVSYPHNEVFRAALRARPGGGGVRRVLVTGAAPGGQELAAVQRAARGVLTVDRCPAAAATDLRRILTVRPDVLHLVCRRAGRTLVFEDGDGRAHHTPAAHLAELLTVYRRLTGAPLPGVVLDCPEGAPLAALFDGAAEVVVAHRGPLDGAASAAFAGGLYGLLGEAPTLERAARRAAERLGRDGDGVVILRGRPW is encoded by the coding sequence GTGGACGGCCAGGACGGGGACGGGCATCCGGCGCTGACGACCGAGGAAACCGAGGAGTTGGCGCGGGTCTTCCCGCCCGGCCCGTCCGCCGTGGCGCTGCTGCGCAGGGCGGGCTTCCCCGCCGAGCACATACCGGCGGCCGCCACGACGGCCGGGGAGTTCTGGTCCGCGGTGGCCGGGGCGGTCGCCGCGGACCGGGTCGCGGACGGCAGGCTGCGCGTCCTGGCCGCCGCCTGCGTCTCCTATCCGCACAACGAGGTGTTCCGCGCCGCCTTACGGGCGCGGCCGGGCGGGGGCGGGGTCCGGCGGGTGCTGGTGACCGGCGCCGCCCCGGGCGGACAGGAATTAGCCGCGGTCCAGCGGGCGGCCCGTGGCGTCCTGACGGTGGACCGGTGCCCCGCCGCGGCCGCCACCGATCTGCGGCGGATCCTCACCGTACGCCCGGATGTGCTGCATCTGGTCTGCCGCCGTGCGGGGCGCACGCTGGTCTTCGAGGACGGCGACGGGCGGGCGCATCACACACCGGCCGCACACCTGGCCGAGCTGCTGACCGTCTACCGCCGGCTGACCGGCGCCCCGCTGCCCGGTGTGGTGCTGGACTGCCCCGAGGGCGCGCCGCTGGCCGCGCTCTTCGACGGGGCGGCCGAGGTGGTGGTCGCCCACCGCGGACCGCTGGACGGCGCGGCGTCCGCGGCCTTCGCGGGCGGGCTCTACGGTCTGCTGGGCGAGGCGCCCACGCTGGAGCGGGCGGCGCGGCGGGCGGCGGAGCGCCTCGGGCGGGACGGGGACGGCGTGGTGATCCTGCGCGGGCGCCCCTGGTGA